A region from the Fibrobacter sp. genome encodes:
- a CDS encoding LamG-like jellyroll fold domain-containing protein, producing the protein MKRLVVFLFLMAFPSISWSIPKPMESIENYNVLLVHGAYGSDKGISENTDYVSAYEDTTFLGNATLGDYTSNNRITKWIAEKIFEEDVSEKNYENARNSYVYNWRSFTNPANTSLNNAHEMGDRTWNVLTNGSSKFGKRRSLFEEAQEVKARFVIDPNDTSKDLYGQEALDSIRNHSDFYRQLPSRYILIGHSMGGVVSREYVQGNFYNGDVDKIITLDSPHEGTGAMNMTVKMNATSDIWGHFGDNLKSTVLSVVPRMLVLGNLGDIGFAISSISSNFLKKEIGDLLATAFAPECYVESDSLVHYVDPKQTGFGTIDSLNHLHYEADSMPMIRILSGRHGMTFSDPGDLDEGFVGGIRTFIPDYAAMPYLNYNAQLEGSGDMSARYVNALTSFMMGYAGIPVQKNGSSIVPDSSSNGSGVNVLNDPMVDVERAYFNAAPRASGTLGDVAVIIESITNQVRDLDLTLGYICPPCASATKVALGFAGAEQAAPSIIPAAIAGFFDLKESHQIPLYRINLDTMKADANTYSLQTGASTYTPYLMEDFLYERPFVNLALNDIRTLNMLSPLSPDSIEKSPLNRNCYYIGSKSGKTCAIGLFSRKDTLNSFQQEQNLSALTPLLFKSESDWSKMGVKVDRWEMVDGLHPDGSLNKKGVPIRHVERYVVPDNIVAQDFIEQYSFVIDDLMPHRMRKIYMNFNFQQELAWECDIEKDPADNTACKVYKRKVGTPWPAEPQMTVRHPVLKNGRFDFNAKDYFNERFGDNLSAIQKGNQNTIIISLINKIGLSNTQRFSYLFGTARDPFQPSWPLQDIVVNKIEGFGGTASYQGLGIVGAKDSIFRCLDKDCRSTNSVTSRSAMTMSVTQADNHFASGQVVNNPAEGQFFWAFNAIVDNKGSLDSNDVSLVSFVVDTTAPKFSLWTDNHSVNPDSSVFLARVNVNDDGSATSGKKDAADIRAMRWILERKNGSVFNKVADLPYLYDVASKNFAIGWDGVDKKSLTDGVYRVKATAIDYALPNMDAYDAVNALSEKIIGKTVSGTDWDNVILHHKLNVARDSVEFLVDRTAPSLRGIDLGVVPVELGKNPKYAFLPKPARQGNQYVYVSKDSLLNISYTVYEKQEDHRATPVFINWSLTHMPDSNAVEHAGDSIWITNDTISGMWGEKAELLLKDGEYRISAVVRDQAKNVSTPTTVPKRLRIDRTAPQVENVISTLPVYDYASNKPFKASVTVSEGGDVAVNRTGMRCSYRVIGGGSDNTWREISDSDLHSGTHAFNVDVNLIGRNDGKRYLETACVDMVGNVGVATSLFHAGKRHPNIVFPTESDYLQMPVIPIVGIAPPDFGDAENTAVYRLRYREENSRDWKTDKIMTVASNRSKDKANISKIAQSNEGVLGYFYRDSIYDKRYVIELGVKPCEYCSWRTDSVRVTLGKIVADSIRPAVAFKISKTSMVIGRDSVDMSLRVTGNASGTYMLRVYAEDESGAGIFDKSVERAWANPYYGEPYDVTAGLTYDATKPPVGVWFYQVDSLYHLRWSGLPDTSDLRVLFLGSTFGETCLALRGENIMNLNKGCRVEPLNNHSFDVASEYLNDYPLLVLPTYTDSVMILSGESGHVVMESKGSFRVVGKNVGMVGSHNIPVYFGSSEMAGLPISGQSVGADDVNVLKNGWNIHPNKFSLSFTWDGSMDSKSFPAEGTMKVYAEVTSLDGGNAFADVKMQEIALSPDTLRIALDSLLPKFSLRDQIGSVITLRAVSIPYGILYRDALVTIKIKNSSGIYVRTLLKDEFVKAHPDEQAHSVIWNGKNDEGNPVDVGTYTVEISARPAANANDTTEIKQAFAMLPVTAGRTLIDMTPGDRSHTDSVSIYVSEAVTDSSSGRVINRYEPIADFIVDAELRGKYLPENARTAELVTEFTGTQHPLRFLPERFSLDIKRQREHLKLVAVYWVDRWIQSCSDISCDTTGSKKNEPLVDVQEFNFNAHHLQDTINVNYDAPDTYGYLGIKDLQLYGEQTGFHMFVISWKDYAQWRENNVWESNPEFFLKMKEDLGENILWDISNAGVDEVVIPAPSMGGYIPLFPQDLKSCGPDGNPFIVELVGNSESNFYDNKGKIKPDKCENERYRTLNFNIVLSIPSVYWNADIDCDNLVNRTVHFGSDNELLYDESSGYFHTLAAKKANSSRAVNLFDGSHWLRESAYGFLTPFEVQHLPFFSVNDFNEENLFRFPDEYNGYAQKSRFTLKFGMDQNDALYRSRHFVAHVFAPLAGYPLSLTNNGDSLVTEYMDAGEIDFYVSMNKTYGAVLAENADKPDTVVYPAKGVKPANKEEGKYYLLGSKIHHYYNDYSDSAWFRLFTLGGNSASYFKNLSNSGASSENFYKIPNSPNDPDSLNLLIPDMSKMTTDNTLIRRLSQDVFFDPDSYDESTNKFSVNVALPAPISGGIEVKDTTYLRVDGLPTVQSSFANDTLYIDAVDWAQNVRYRRSLDSTFQLPERSSAVELPLSHLYRYQSDVTSRTFSDSSLYFGEATSKEWTRNRWIKDVDVIASRLTHLDDSEHSHLNAVRNAGTSSSLNIQYRNEINENRPLELVELRANLVRGKYRLQYLKDSVYYTIVDTVIETNGNYRLAWFNVNRLQGNTQFLLTWANDTTEEKYSCSHYNLVVGKLVKKNTQGTVSSLFGELSVSFPEGALNTNDDFTVRTTGADKYDFSVFNGMPITGPIMEVLPSMTFHNNALPRIQIKISKSEMVNMKVTPSTLKLYKVDFAKKMFVPLDKVLYGYLDKDGHAAVANGFDTAKCETWNDSTCYPGNDDLWEYILISGVTKTFSIFAAIDSRLVESSGFDLEILPVVATTPERDIRINGLANFDLYVDNDSLWSDSNDITPVKLLPYTLNADGIVHVQLPRRGTGIDTNYVFVIARNDTAQLPLAPAVARALTVPTEFACSVPSDSVWLGLDNGYMAYGATCNQPGNGTLSLYLNNKLVTEIRSEIPDTIIYDGSRKIGSSVVGKIGKGVYESRYLGMSVLGNEMQMVGPKVYTDSARPKVSLWNVADSSDVLSRIFVVSAKIEDSESGIAKVEVRPTLGSVPLKAVMVQPDSNGMISAAIRLSRKQLSNCVGCNLAITMRTEDYGHNYEEETYMSQSLYPYPKSLALWYPAKEGIGWVSREMLGTQHDLNLSMYKPWLSNIGLYFYRDRDRAVGNGNVYIGTSNSYAFEARVNFGYPQDSEWRRVMGFSGADLDMEIQVRNRDLRLVEQGRGWVAENVLPQEKAWSHVVVSVDADNVNFYVDGNLVATKVSGITANREFNGIFSIGESSTMENFVGHIADVRFYLSALSDEQVMELSKPVSDEGEEAQLIIVNVKDMDITSGFNRLFTCSVAGNNFFRSTGANAKLNMSVDVAHAGKYNLVLYARSAKLNGAEVEFGGSSKQKGTIPLASVWKAYMVPDVALDLSSGLQNLELSVPAGVDIAGLALATESIPASDIAWNVTDDDGITPMQSAKVKTFVRYEDFANTAMLRPRIRIENISGEVINGFSVRYYFRGEAPSMCQTSAFFPQDGSALSVHSESNNTGYVEWKFPDVVIQENGTPFAGAGPHFGLNTIGWDNWYSDDDPSFVPNAAHSFVEDKGIIVLDNDNNLIGGSCAEMEDEIEDSGNNGWILTYGINFGTPAKKTWVKD; encoded by the coding sequence ATGAAGCGATTGGTTGTATTTCTTTTTTTGATGGCTTTCCCTTCTATATCTTGGTCCATCCCCAAGCCGATGGAATCCATCGAAAACTACAATGTGCTTTTGGTGCATGGCGCATATGGATCTGATAAAGGCATTTCTGAGAATACGGACTATGTCTCTGCTTATGAGGATACGACTTTTTTGGGTAACGCTACGCTTGGGGATTACACATCGAATAATCGAATCACGAAGTGGATTGCTGAAAAAATATTTGAAGAAGATGTGAGTGAAAAGAATTACGAGAATGCTCGTAATTCCTATGTGTACAACTGGCGCTCATTCACAAATCCGGCGAATACTTCGCTGAATAACGCTCATGAAATGGGGGACCGAACATGGAATGTCCTAACAAATGGCTCCTCTAAATTCGGAAAGCGAAGATCTCTGTTTGAAGAAGCGCAAGAAGTGAAAGCCCGGTTTGTTATAGATCCAAATGATACTTCAAAGGACTTATATGGCCAAGAAGCTCTTGATTCTATACGCAATCATTCCGATTTTTATCGTCAACTACCTTCCCGCTATATTCTTATCGGCCACTCAATGGGTGGCGTTGTATCCCGCGAGTATGTGCAAGGTAACTTCTACAATGGTGATGTAGACAAGATTATAACGCTTGATAGCCCCCATGAAGGAACAGGGGCGATGAATATGACAGTAAAAATGAATGCAACGAGTGACATTTGGGGACATTTTGGAGACAACCTCAAATCCACTGTACTTTCCGTTGTTCCGCGGATGCTTGTGTTGGGGAATCTCGGCGATATTGGTTTTGCCATCTCTTCCATTTCCTCGAATTTTCTGAAGAAAGAAATTGGAGATCTTCTTGCGACAGCGTTTGCCCCTGAGTGTTATGTTGAAAGTGATTCTCTAGTCCACTATGTGGATCCGAAACAGACCGGTTTTGGGACCATAGACTCCTTGAATCATTTGCATTATGAAGCGGATTCCATGCCCATGATCAGAATTTTATCCGGACGACATGGAATGACCTTTTCGGATCCAGGCGATCTTGATGAAGGTTTTGTTGGCGGAATACGCACTTTTATTCCTGATTACGCAGCAATGCCATATTTGAACTATAATGCCCAACTGGAAGGATCGGGCGATATGTCTGCAAGGTATGTCAATGCTTTGACTTCGTTTATGATGGGCTATGCGGGTATTCCTGTGCAAAAAAATGGTAGTAGCATAGTTCCCGATTCTTCTAGCAATGGTTCTGGAGTTAATGTTCTGAATGATCCTATGGTTGATGTTGAGCGGGCGTATTTCAATGCGGCTCCGCGTGCCTCAGGCACTCTAGGTGATGTTGCTGTAATTATTGAATCCATAACTAATCAAGTGAGAGATTTGGACCTTACATTGGGTTATATATGCCCTCCGTGTGCAAGCGCCACAAAAGTTGCACTCGGCTTTGCTGGCGCAGAACAGGCAGCACCATCCATAATCCCTGCTGCCATAGCAGGATTTTTTGATTTGAAGGAGTCTCATCAAATACCATTGTATCGAATTAATTTGGATACAATGAAGGCCGATGCCAATACGTATTCCCTGCAAACAGGCGCATCAACTTACACCCCATACCTTATGGAAGATTTCCTTTACGAGCGCCCGTTCGTAAACCTTGCGTTGAACGATATCCGTACATTGAATATGCTTTCCCCATTGAGTCCGGATTCTATCGAAAAGTCGCCTTTGAACCGCAATTGCTATTATATTGGTTCGAAATCCGGTAAGACATGTGCCATCGGCTTGTTCAGTCGTAAAGACACCTTGAATTCTTTCCAGCAGGAACAGAACCTTTCCGCCTTGACTCCGCTCCTTTTCAAGTCGGAATCGGATTGGTCCAAGATGGGCGTAAAGGTTGACCGTTGGGAAATGGTGGATGGTTTGCATCCCGATGGGTCGTTGAACAAGAAAGGGGTCCCTATCCGCCATGTGGAACGTTACGTGGTTCCCGACAATATCGTGGCGCAAGACTTCATTGAACAGTATTCGTTCGTCATCGACGACTTGATGCCGCACCGCATGCGTAAAATCTATATGAACTTCAATTTCCAACAGGAACTCGCTTGGGAATGCGATATAGAAAAGGATCCTGCTGATAATACTGCCTGTAAGGTATATAAGAGAAAAGTCGGGACGCCATGGCCGGCAGAGCCGCAGATGACTGTTCGGCACCCTGTGTTAAAAAATGGACGGTTTGATTTTAATGCGAAGGATTATTTTAACGAAAGATTCGGTGATAACCTTTCCGCTATACAGAAGGGAAACCAGAATACAATCATCATATCTCTCATAAACAAGATTGGACTTTCGAATACGCAGCGATTCAGCTATCTGTTCGGGACGGCCAGGGATCCATTTCAGCCTAGCTGGCCATTACAGGATATTGTAGTGAACAAGATAGAAGGGTTTGGTGGAACCGCGAGCTATCAAGGTCTTGGCATTGTGGGTGCGAAGGATTCTATTTTCCGTTGCTTGGATAAAGATTGCCGCTCGACGAATTCCGTTACCTCGAGGAGTGCGATGACCATGTCGGTTACGCAGGCGGATAATCATTTTGCTTCGGGCCAGGTTGTGAACAATCCGGCGGAGGGCCAGTTCTTTTGGGCCTTCAATGCGATAGTCGATAACAAGGGTTCGCTCGATAGCAACGATGTGAGCCTGGTATCCTTTGTTGTGGATACGACAGCCCCGAAGTTCTCATTGTGGACGGACAATCACAGCGTCAACCCGGATAGTTCCGTATTTTTAGCCCGTGTAAATGTAAATGACGATGGTTCTGCAACTTCAGGGAAAAAGGATGCCGCCGACATTCGTGCCATGCGCTGGATACTGGAACGGAAGAACGGCAGTGTATTTAACAAGGTTGCGGACCTGCCTTATCTTTACGATGTCGCATCGAAAAATTTCGCCATAGGCTGGGATGGTGTTGACAAGAAATCGTTGACTGACGGCGTTTACCGTGTGAAGGCGACAGCGATAGATTACGCCCTGCCGAACATGGATGCCTATGACGCGGTGAACGCCCTTTCCGAAAAGATTATTGGTAAGACCGTAAGCGGAACGGATTGGGACAATGTCATCCTCCACCATAAGCTGAATGTGGCCCGTGATTCTGTGGAATTTCTCGTGGATAGGACTGCGCCGTCTCTGCGAGGGATTGATCTGGGGGTAGTGCCGGTAGAACTGGGAAAAAATCCCAAATATGCATTCCTGCCGAAACCTGCACGTCAGGGGAACCAGTACGTGTATGTTTCTAAGGACAGTCTCTTGAACATATCGTATACTGTCTATGAAAAGCAGGAAGACCATAGAGCAACGCCTGTATTCATCAACTGGAGCCTCACGCATATGCCCGACAGCAATGCGGTTGAACATGCCGGAGATTCAATATGGATTACTAATGATACGATTTCGGGAATGTGGGGTGAAAAAGCGGAGCTTTTGCTGAAGGATGGAGAATATCGTATATCCGCCGTCGTTCGCGATCAGGCCAAGAATGTGTCGACTCCGACGACGGTGCCGAAGAGATTACGTATTGACCGCACTGCACCGCAGGTTGAAAATGTCATAAGCACGCTTCCTGTGTATGATTATGCGTCTAACAAGCCGTTCAAAGCTTCCGTCACGGTGTCTGAAGGCGGAGATGTTGCCGTCAATCGCACCGGGATGAGGTGCAGCTACAGGGTTATCGGCGGGGGATCCGATAATACCTGGCGCGAGATTTCCGATTCCGATTTGCATTCAGGAACGCATGCGTTCAATGTGGACGTGAATTTGATAGGGAGAAATGACGGAAAACGCTATCTCGAAACTGCTTGCGTTGACATGGTAGGGAATGTCGGCGTGGCGACAAGTTTGTTCCATGCTGGCAAACGGCATCCGAATATCGTCTTCCCGACAGAATCGGATTATTTGCAAATGCCGGTTATTCCGATTGTGGGCATTGCCCCGCCTGATTTTGGCGATGCAGAAAATACCGCTGTTTATCGCCTGAGGTATAGGGAAGAAAATTCTAGGGATTGGAAAACGGACAAAATCATGACTGTCGCTTCTAACCGTTCGAAGGACAAAGCGAACATATCGAAGATTGCACAGAGCAATGAGGGGGTGTTGGGGTATTTCTACCGCGACTCCATCTACGACAAGCGATATGTTATAGAGTTGGGAGTCAAGCCTTGTGAATATTGTAGCTGGCGTACGGATTCTGTTCGCGTGACTTTGGGTAAAATCGTAGCAGACAGTATAAGGCCCGCTGTTGCGTTCAAGATATCGAAAACGTCCATGGTTATCGGGAGGGATTCTGTAGATATGTCGCTCCGTGTGACAGGGAATGCTTCGGGGACGTACATGTTGCGTGTTTATGCAGAAGACGAGAGTGGTGCCGGTATTTTTGATAAGTCGGTTGAGCGTGCGTGGGCGAATCCGTATTATGGCGAGCCATACGATGTGACTGCCGGTTTGACTTATGATGCGACAAAGCCCCCTGTGGGAGTGTGGTTTTATCAGGTTGATAGCCTGTATCACTTGAGGTGGTCTGGCTTGCCGGATACTTCTGATTTGCGCGTTTTGTTCCTTGGCTCCACTTTTGGTGAAACGTGCTTGGCGTTGAGAGGGGAAAATATTATGAATCTCAACAAGGGGTGCCGCGTTGAACCGCTAAATAATCATTCCTTTGATGTTGCCTCGGAATATTTGAACGATTATCCGCTGCTGGTTTTGCCGACGTATACTGATAGTGTCATGATTCTTTCGGGAGAATCGGGGCATGTCGTAATGGAATCTAAAGGCTCGTTCAGGGTTGTCGGAAAAAATGTTGGCATGGTGGGTTCGCATAATATTCCGGTGTATTTTGGATCTAGCGAAATGGCTGGCCTGCCTATTTCGGGACAAAGCGTCGGTGCAGATGATGTGAATGTGCTGAAGAATGGATGGAATATACATCCGAACAAATTCAGTTTGTCGTTTACCTGGGATGGATCCATGGATTCGAAGTCTTTCCCGGCTGAAGGAACGATGAAAGTTTACGCCGAAGTGACCAGCCTTGATGGAGGAAATGCTTTTGCAGACGTGAAAATGCAGGAAATCGCCCTGAGTCCGGATACCTTGAGGATAGCTTTGGACAGCTTGCTTCCAAAATTCTCGTTGAGGGATCAAATTGGTTCGGTGATAACGCTGCGAGCTGTAAGTATACCCTATGGCATTCTTTATAGGGATGCACTTGTGACCATTAAAATTAAAAATTCTTCGGGCATATATGTTAGGACTTTGCTGAAGGATGAATTTGTCAAGGCGCACCCGGATGAACAGGCTCATTCGGTAATTTGGAATGGAAAGAATGACGAAGGCAATCCCGTTGACGTCGGCACTTATACAGTCGAAATTTCTGCACGTCCGGCTGCAAATGCTAATGACACCACAGAAATAAAGCAGGCCTTTGCTATGTTGCCGGTGACCGCTGGTAGAACACTAATCGACATGACTCCAGGAGATCGGTCACATACGGATTCTGTAAGTATCTATGTTTCTGAAGCGGTAACTGATTCGAGTTCAGGGAGAGTGATCAACAGGTACGAACCTATTGCCGACTTCATTGTGGATGCAGAATTGAGGGGTAAGTATCTCCCTGAGAACGCTCGCACGGCGGAACTCGTTACGGAGTTCACCGGAACGCAGCACCCGCTGCGTTTTTTACCGGAACGTTTTAGCTTAGACATCAAGAGGCAAAGGGAACATTTGAAATTGGTTGCCGTTTATTGGGTGGATCGATGGATTCAATCATGTTCAGATATTTCCTGTGATACGACAGGTTCTAAAAAAAATGAACCGCTTGTTGACGTCCAGGAATTCAATTTCAATGCGCACCACTTGCAGGATACTATAAATGTTAATTATGATGCGCCGGACACATACGGCTATTTGGGAATAAAGGATTTGCAATTGTATGGTGAACAAACAGGATTCCACATGTTTGTTATTTCTTGGAAGGATTATGCGCAGTGGAGGGAAAATAACGTTTGGGAAAGTAATCCTGAGTTTTTCCTGAAAATGAAGGAGGATTTAGGTGAAAATATCTTATGGGATATCTCTAATGCGGGTGTAGATGAAGTTGTTATCCCAGCTCCCAGCATGGGTGGGTACATACCGTTGTTCCCGCAAGATCTGAAGTCTTGCGGACCGGATGGTAACCCCTTTATAGTGGAACTTGTCGGAAATTCTGAGAGCAATTTTTATGACAACAAAGGAAAAATAAAACCGGATAAATGTGAAAACGAGCGCTACAGGACACTGAATTTCAACATTGTTCTATCGATTCCTTCTGTTTACTGGAATGCAGACATCGATTGTGATAACCTTGTGAACCGAACTGTCCACTTTGGTTCGGATAATGAGTTGCTTTATGATGAGTCTAGTGGATATTTCCATACGCTTGCGGCAAAGAAAGCGAATTCAAGTAGGGCGGTAAATTTATTTGATGGGTCGCATTGGCTACGTGAATCGGCTTATGGTTTTTTGACTCCGTTCGAGGTGCAGCATTTGCCGTTCTTTAGTGTTAATGATTTTAATGAGGAAAATCTATTCCGCTTCCCAGATGAGTATAACGGTTATGCCCAAAAATCTCGATTTACATTGAAATTTGGAATGGATCAGAACGATGCTCTATATAGAAGTCGGCACTTTGTTGCACACGTGTTCGCTCCGCTGGCGGGGTATCCGCTAAGCCTAACGAATAATGGAGACAGCTTGGTGACTGAGTACATGGATGCTGGTGAGATAGATTTTTATGTCAGCATGAACAAGACTTATGGTGCCGTACTTGCTGAAAATGCCGATAAACCTGATACGGTCGTATATCCTGCAAAGGGTGTAAAACCGGCGAATAAGGAAGAAGGTAAATATTACCTGCTTGGTTCAAAAATACATCATTACTATAATGACTATAGCGATAGTGCCTGGTTTAGGTTGTTTACCTTGGGCGGGAATTCGGCAAGCTATTTCAAGAATCTTTCCAATTCAGGCGCATCTTCTGAAAATTTCTACAAAATACCTAATTCGCCAAATGATCCGGATTCGTTGAATTTGTTGATTCCTGATATGTCAAAGATGACGACAGACAATACTCTTATCAGGCGCTTGTCTCAGGATGTGTTTTTTGATCCAGATTCCTATGACGAGAGTACGAATAAATTTAGTGTCAATGTGGCACTGCCGGCTCCGATAAGCGGTGGTATTGAAGTGAAGGATACGACATACCTTAGGGTCGATGGTCTCCCGACTGTACAGAGCAGTTTTGCCAATGATACGCTCTATATAGATGCGGTTGATTGGGCACAGAATGTGCGCTACCGCCGTTCCCTGGATTCTACGTTCCAGTTGCCGGAACGATCCAGTGCCGTAGAACTGCCGTTGAGCCATCTGTACCGATATCAAAGCGATGTGACGAGTAGGACGTTCTCCGATAGCAGCCTGTATTTTGGCGAAGCGACCTCGAAGGAATGGACGCGAAACAGGTGGATTAAGGATGTCGATGTCATAGCATCGAGATTGACGCATCTGGATGATTCGGAACATTCCCATCTAAATGCTGTCAGGAATGCAGGTACATCGTCGAGCCTGAATATTCAGTACAGAAATGAAATCAACGAAAATCGGCCTTTGGAGTTAGTTGAGTTGCGGGCGAATTTGGTTCGTGGCAAATATCGTCTGCAGTATTTGAAAGATTCGGTGTACTATACGATTGTTGATACGGTCATTGAAACAAATGGCAATTACAGGCTTGCCTGGTTCAATGTGAATAGATTGCAGGGAAATACCCAGTTCCTTTTGACATGGGCCAATGATACGACCGAAGAAAAATATAGTTGCAGCCATTATAACTTGGTTGTAGGAAAACTTGTCAAGAAAAATACGCAGGGCACAGTTTCTTCTTTGTTTGGGGAACTTTCTGTTTCGTTCCCTGAAGGCGCCCTTAATACAAACGATGATTTTACGGTTCGGACAACTGGTGCTGACAAATATGATTTCAGTGTTTTCAATGGTATGCCTATAACAGGGCCCATCATGGAAGTGCTTCCGTCAATGACGTTCCATAATAATGCCTTGCCGCGTATACAAATAAAAATATCCAAGTCCGAAATGGTTAATATGAAGGTCACGCCGAGTACATTGAAACTTTACAAGGTTGACTTTGCCAAAAAGATGTTTGTCCCATTGGACAAGGTCCTGTACGGCTATCTAGATAAAGACGGGCATGCAGCGGTTGCCAATGGGTTCGATACGGCGAAATGCGAAACTTGGAATGATTCTACATGTTATCCGGGTAATGATGATTTGTGGGAATATATCTTGATTTCTGGCGTGACAAAGACATTCTCGATTTTTGCCGCGATTGATTCAAGATTGGTTGAAAGTTCTGGTTTTGATCTGGAAATTCTGCCTGTTGTTGCGACTACGCCGGAACGCGATATCCGAATAAATGGTTTGGCTAATTTTGACCTGTATGTCGATAATGATTCCCTGTGGAGTGACAGTAACGATATAACTCCGGTAAAGCTTTTGCCGTATACTTTAAACGCTGACGGGATTGTGCATGTGCAGTTGCCAAGACGCGGGACAGGGATAGATACGAACTATGTATTTGTCATTGCTAGGAACGATACCGCTCAATTGCCTTTAGCTCCTGCCGTTGCCCGCGCATTGACTGTCCCTACTGAATTTGCGTGTTCTGTTCCGTCTGATTCCGTATGGCTTGGCCTTGATAACGGCTACATGGCGTATGGAGCGACTTGTAACCAGCCTGGCAATGGAACGCTCTCGTTGTACTTGAATAATAAACTTGTGACGGAAATACGTTCTGAAATTCCGGATACCATTATTTACGATGGCTCGAGAAAGATAGGGTCGTCTGTCGTGGGAAAGATTGGCAAGGGCGTGTATGAATCGCGTTATTTGGGAATGTCTGTTCTGGGGAACGAGATGCAGATGGTTGGGCCGAAGGTTTATACTGATTCTGCCCGTCCTAAAGTATCTCTCTGGAATGTCGCAGATTCCTCGGATGTCCTGAGCAGAATCTTTGTGGTTTCTGCGAAGATTGAGGATTCTGAATCGGGAATTGCCAAGGTTGAAGTCCGTCCGACATTAGGCTCTGTGCCGCTTAAGGCGGTTATGGTACAGCCCGATTCTAATGGAATGATATCGGCTGCAATTCGGTTGAGTCGTAAGCAACTGTCAAATTGCGTTGGATGTAATCTCGCGATTACCATGCGAACGGAAGATTATGGCCATAACTATGAAGAAGAGACCTACATGTCCCAGAGCCTCTATCCTTATCCGAAATCGCTGGCATTGTGGTACCCTGCAAAGGAAGGCATTGGATGGGTTTCTCGAGAAATGCTTGGAACGCAGCATGATTTGAATTTGTCAATGTACAAGCCTTGGCTTAGCAATATCGGCCTGTATTTCTATCGAGACAGGGATAGGGCGGTTGGCAACGGGAATGTCTATATTGGAACTTCCAATTCGTATGCATTTGAAGCTCGTGTGAACTTCGGCTATCCTCAAGACAGTGAATGGCGTCGCGTTATGGGCTTTTCTGGTGCTGACCTTGATATGGAAATCCAAGTCAGGAATCGCGATTTGCGTCTAGTAGAACAGGGCCGTGGTTGGGTCGCAGAGAATGTGCTGCCTCAAGAAAAGGCGTGGAGCCATGTTGTTGTCTCTGTAGATGCTGACAATGTTAATTTCTATGTAGATGGAAATTTGGTGGCGACAAAAGTATCGGGTATTACTGCGAACCGCGAATTCAATGGAATATTCTCGATAGGTGAAAGTTCGACCATGGAAAATTTTGTCGGTCATATTGCGGATGTCCGTTTTTATCTGTCTGCCTTGAGCGACGAACAAGTGATGGAGTTGTCGAAGCCGGTTTCGGACGAGGGCGAAGAAGCTCAGTTGATAATCGTTAATGTGAAAGATATGGACATTACAAGCGGGTTCAATCGTCTGTTTACCTGCTCGGTTGCCGGCAATAATTTCTTCCGTTCGACGGGTGCGAATGCGAAATTGAATATGTCGGTTGATGTTGCCCATGCTGGAAAATACAACCTTGTGCTTTATGCCCGTTCCGCAAAATTGAATGGAGCCGAAGTAGAGTTCGGAGGCTCATCAAAACAGAAAGGGACGATACCCTTGGCTTCTGTATGGAAGGCTTATATGGTTCCTGATGTCGCTCTTGATCTCAGTTCGGGATTGCAGAATCTGGAATTGTCTGTACCTGCCGGGGTCGATATCGCTGGCTTGGCCTTGGCTACGGAGAGTATCCCTGCCTCGGATATTGCATGGAATGTGACGGATGATGACGGAATAACGCCGATGCAATCTGCCAAAGTCAAGACGTTTGTGCGTTATGAAGATTTTGCCAACACGGCGATGTTGCGCCCTCGTATTCGTATTGAGAATATATCCGGCGAAGTGATTAATGGTTTCTCTGTACGATATTATTTCCGCGGAGAAGCACCTTCAATGTGTCAGACATCAGCGTTTTTCCCGCAAGATGGTTCTGCACTATCAGTTCATTCGGAAAGTAATAATACTGGATATGTTGAATGGAAATTCCCGGATGTCGTGATTCAGGAGAATGGAACGCCGTTTGCTGGCGCTGGTCCGCATTTTGGGTTGAATACCATTGGTTGGGATAACTGGTATTCAGACGATGATCCGTCTTTCGTCCCAAATGCAGCTCATAGCTTTGTCGAAGACAAGGGAATAATAGTTCTCGATAATGATAATAATCTGATAGGAGGCTCTTGTGCTGAGATGGAGGATGAAATCGAGGATTCTGGGAATAACGGCTGGATATTGACATATGGAATTAACTTTGGTACGCCTGCAAAAAAGACGTGGGTAAAGGATTAA